Proteins encoded together in one Penicillium digitatum chromosome 1, complete sequence window:
- a CDS encoding Nuclear distribution protein nudE has protein sequence MPAVEESPSERKHTSSSYRDELAHYKAQYEQLEAELADFQSSSRELEAEMEKDIEASEKRERQLKEKLDTMRYEVDEWKTKYKQSKSEGNSVQNNLQKEITTLRDANRTLQLKLRDIEVANDDYERQARNTTSSLEDMESKYNIGIERGVLLEEEIRNGEQEREQLRIDNQRLRDELSDLKIEAEIIQEKLRNTEGHGMRRRKPTPLYHRSPATPQSLEIFDRSPGTVTSSPVFATPPAKSSLTSSTATPPSPPISESSVNMRKATNPYANSTPTFPRQRAAGADPVNSRTLHARTQTRTTHSRTPSLAYSNGAYSTGNGNGNVRSTPSMSTSSRNSLTRTNTSRPPGLPKSGSLFQIRGLIGKMQKLEERVQSAKSRLPAPSDTSSRGSPRSGSVISDTPIVPSSITVRRSSPKRLSDSSSLGSSARDSESTPSYPPQGRQSFGRTGESRPSSRTSFSSRSSFSQSVQSGVPANARPESRSSRPGAKTPLGHYSTNPMTEGRRPRSSLSNHAGQLPNISGMSLIDEAQDIATPTTARISHEIQQPQRPCLTTPTPIVKKRTISGIPAPRSFKTSIGPGTMPQPNRKTQVSDLGETY, from the exons ATGCCGGCCGTCGAGGAGTCACCTTCCGAGCGGAAGCATACAAGTAGCTCTTACAGAGATGAACTGGCTCATTACAAAGCCCAGTATGAGCAACTTGAGGCGGAACTCGCGGACTTTCAGTCCTCTAGCCGGGAGCTGGAGGCTGAGATGGAGAAGGACATTGAAGCTTCGGAAAAGCGGGAGCGGCAACTGAAGGAAAAGCTCGACACGATGCGATATGAAGTGGACGAGTGGAAG ACCAAATACAAGCAATCGAAATCCGAAGGCAACTCTGTGCAGAACAACCTTCAGAAAGAAATCACTACACTTCGAGACGCAAACCGCACTTTGCAGCTCAAGCTTCGAGACATTGAAGTTGCCAACGATGACTACGAGCGCCAAGCCCGGAACACCACCTCGTCCCTGGAGGACATGGAGTCCAAATACAACATCGGCATCGAGCGCGGGGTCTTGTTAGAGGAGGAAATTAGAAATGGAGAGCAGGAGCGAGAGCAGCTGCGCATTGATAACCAACGTCTCCGGGACGAGCTGTCGGATCTGAAGATTGAGGCTGAGATCATCCAAGAGAAGCTTCGAAATACCGAAGGACATGGGATGCGGCGCCGCAAGCCTACTCCTTTGTACCATCGCAGCCCGGCAACTCCGCAGAGTTTGGAGATCTTTGACCGCTCGCCTGGCACCGTTACATCTTCCCCAGTATTTGCCACGCCCCCCGCTAAATCATCCCTTACGTCGTCAACCGCTACCCCGCCTTCGCCCCCTATCTCCGAGTCGTCTGTGAACATGCGCAAAGCGACCAACCCCTACGCAAACTCCACGCCTACCTTCCCTCGACAGAGAGCCGCTGGCGCAGATCCAGTCAACTCTAGAACACTTCACGCGCGAACTCAAACGCGTACCACTCATTCACGGACCCCATCTCTTGCTTATAGCAATGGCGCATATAGCACCGGCAATGGCAATGGTAATGTTCGGTCCACCCCCTCCATGTCCACCTCGTCTCGCAACAGTTTGACGAGAACGAACACCTCGCGGCCACCGGGGCTTCCCAAGTCTGGATCACTGTTCCAGATCCGTGGCCTGATTGGTAAAATGCAGAAGCTCGAAGAGCGCGTCCAATCCGCCAAATCACGACTTCCCGCCCCATCTGACACCTCGTCTCGCGGATCTCCTCGTTCTGGGTCCGTAATTAGCGACACCCCGATCGTCCCGTCGTCTATCACCGTTCGCAGGAGTTCTCCCAAGCGGCTGAGTGATAGTAGTAGCCTTGGTTCCTCGGCGCGGGATAGTGAAAGTACTCCTTCTTACCCCCCTCAGGGCCGTCAGTCGTTTGGACGGACAGGCGAGAGTCGCCCGAGCAGCCGAACTAGTTTCTCGAGCCGCAGCTCCTTCAGCCAGAGCGTGCAGTCGGGGGTCCCCGCAAACGCCCGGCCTGAAAGTCGTTCGAGCCGTCCTGGGGCCAAAACGCCACTGGGTCACTACTCGACAAACCCTATGACAGAGGGCCGGCGACCTCGGTCATCTCTCAGCAATCATGCCGGCCAACTCCCTAACATCTCTGGCATGTCTCTCATCGATGAAGCCCAAGACATTGCTACGCCAACAACCGCCCGCATCTCCCATGAgattcaacaacctcaacgACCATGCCTGACTACCCCCACCCCCATAGTGAAAAAGCGAACCATCAGTGGCATCCCAGCTCCCCGAAGCTTCAAGACTAGTATCGGACCTGGTACCATGCCGCAGCCAAACAGGAAGACCCAAGTCAGCGACCTGGGAGAGACTTATTAA